Proteins encoded within one genomic window of Pseudorasbora parva isolate DD20220531a chromosome 3, ASM2467924v1, whole genome shotgun sequence:
- the zgc:110329 gene encoding tetraspanin-15, whose product MPTYEELRKTNHFYYFVKFSLNVYSMLFSLLGLCVLCIGVYAEVERQKNRTLEGVFLAPAVVLILLGLVMFTVSVMGMVGSLRDNKTLLHMFLCVLCVLLALQAVALIIALIFEKTTIKLFQKSIREGIKHYYDDLDFKNILDYVQEKFSCCGGDEYKDWEVNQYHFCNGTSPLACGVPYTCCIRQSVGEVVNTLCGYKTLNKQRQALDGIIHVRGCIHAVNLWMGDNIGATIGICCAVGLPQLLGILLSCIFWNLLVEMSESEDMVDFKFLKRGFEYSELDLSGAGWCMCLPRDEGYLPVPVAEPDTWTSDPIPFRLEQEQPKIAFKHSQLESQGDLKSGVGMDEVDNRA is encoded by the exons ATGCCGACTTACGAAGAATTGAGAAAAACCAATCACTTCTATTATTTCGTTAAATTCTCTTTAAATGTCTATTCAATGCTTTTCTCG TTGCTCGGTCTGTGCGTCCTATGTATTGGAGTGTATGCAGAAGTGGAGAGACAGAAGAATCGCACCCTGGAGGgggtgtttttggctcctgctGTGGTTCTAATACTGCTGGGTCTCGTCATGTTTACTGTGTCTGTGATGGGGATGGTGGGATCGCTCAGGGACAACAAGACTCTGCTACACATG TTCCTGTGTGTGCTGTGTGTTTTGCTGGCTCTCCAGGCTGTTGCCCTCATCATTGCCCTGATCTTTGAAAAGACG ACAATCAAATTATTTCAGAAGAGTATACGCGAGGGAATCAAGCACTACTATGATGACCtggacttcaaaaacatatTGGACTACGTGCAAGAGAAG TTTTCTTGTTGTGGGGGAGATGAGTACAAGGATTGGGAAGTAAACCAGTACCACTTCTGCAATGGCACGAGTCCTTTGGCCTGCGGTGTTCCCTACACCTGCTGCATCCGTCAAAGT GTCGGAGAAGTTGTGAACACACTTTGTGGCTACAAAACTCTAAATAAGCAG CGTCAAGCTTTAGATGGCATAATTCACGTGCGAGGCTGCATACATGCTGTGAACCTGTGGATGGGGGACAACATCGGCGCTACTATTGGAATTTGCTGTGCCGTTGGACTACCACAG CTTCTTGGTATTCTCTTGAGCTGTATCTTCTGGAATCttttagtggagatgagtgagTCTGAAGACATGGTAGACTTTAAGTTCCTAAAGCGTGGTTTTGAGTACAGCGAACTGGACCTCTCGGGTGCCGGATGGTGTATGTGTTTACCTCGTGATGAAGGGTACCTGCCTGTACCTGTAGCAGAGCCTGACACCTGGACTTCAGACCCCATTCCTTTCCGGCTGGAACAAGAGCAGCCCAAAATAGCCTTTAAACATTCCCAACTAGAGAGCCAAGGAGATCTCAAGTCAGGTGTGGGAATGGATGAAGTGGACAATCGAGCTTAA